The genomic stretch TTAAAAAAACTGAAAAATCAGCAAAAGTATCTTTCATCTTGAAACCATTTTTCTCAGCCATTTTCTGCGCTCTTTTATTGTTGTGTTTTATTCTGGCCTTGAATCTTTGTACTCCAACATTCTCAAACATATGATTACAAATCAAACATATGGCTTCTGAGCCGATTCCGGAATTCCAATTAAAAGGATCGCCGATTACAATGTCAATCTCACACTCAGCTCTGTTTTTATCAAACGCAAATAATTCTAATTGACCCAGGTATGAATTGTCTTTCCTTCCTGCAACCACAAGACGAATCCTTTCGGGATCTATTTCTAAAGAGCTCTCCAGAAAGCCTAAAGTTTCTTCTTCTGTATGGTAATGCTCAAAGATTTCCGAATCCATCAAATCTTTTGTAACGGCTTTATTATTTACCCATAAGCGAATGTTATTAAAGTCCGTCATATCAAATTGTCTTAACTGTGTTTTATCACCTATTATTGGAAGGTTCATATCTTTATTATCCCCCGTGCTACTCCTGCGACGCTTCGGAAAAACTTGCTAAATGTCTCATTGCAAATTGGTAATTGCATACAGCGTTTTGACATAGGCTGAAGCGCCGCGTTGTTATGTGTAGTTTTATTTTGACAATGTTCTGGCATATTGCAGTTGGTTAAGGAATGCTCCATTTTTGATTATTGCATTTTTGAACAGCCCTTCTTTTTCAAATCCGGCTTTAATAAGCGCTTTTTCGGAACCTATGTTTGTTGCGAACAATTTTGCAAATACACGATTCAGTCCTAAATCAGAGAAAGCATATTCAGTGATTCTTGCAATTGCGGTTGTAATAAAACCATTTCCCCAATATGGTTCAGCTAACCAATATCCAAGTGCTGCGGAATTTTTTAATATATCTGTTTGATGGTTTAAGTGTATGTCTCCAATTGGTTCGTTTTTATATAGAATACAAAAATGAGTTTTTGAATCTTTAACATCTTCAATGTATGATTTGGCATCTTCCAGGGTATAAGGATGCGGGAATTCGTCTCGGGATAAATTCCATATTTTTAAATTGTTTGCATATGTCGAAAATGAATCTGCATACCCCAATTTAAATGAAGATAAAACTAAATCTGTAATTTCTGTTTTTAAAACCACGGTGTTTTTCTCCAAATAGTATTACCTTTTACAGCTGTACTTTTTTAACCAAAGTTACACTTCGATTGCAACAGCTGCAATACGGAGCAAAGCAAAGCTACTGCTAATTTGCACCTACAGAATTTCTGTCTGTCTTTCCTGGTAAGGACCACTTATTTTTACTTTAAATCTCAAAGCTGTTTTTTTAATGCAACGATATTCGTTCCATCATACCTTTGATTTACATCAATACGATAAGGTTGAAATCCATTTTTTATTGTTAATACTAGCATCGGTAAATTGTCAGTGTATACAAGTGTTTGAATAGCTCTGTAGTTGCTATTTTTAGCATCCAACATCGTCTTTTGAAGAAGCTGATTTCCAATTCCTTGCCTTTTAAAACTTGGTTTAATGCCTAATCCACAGATTTCATAGCCATTCAAAACATTTGCATTTAAAACTATTATGCCAACGACTTGATGCATTTTAATTGCAGTAAAATATCTCATCTGGCTATCTTTGGTTAATCCATAAACCCAATCCTCCAACATGCTATCAGTAAAGGTTTGTCCTGTTAAACTGAGATATTTATGGTTTTCCGGGTCATTCCAAATTTCGGTATGTGCTCTTATGTACCTACCCTTGTCTTTATCACTTGACTGGTAATTCAGCTCAACTATTTCCATGCTTTCCTCATTGTTTTTGTATTTCTCTTTGCCCCACCTTACTCCAGGCGAGTCCTGTTCCGTGCAATTATTTTATTTGCCGCATGCTCATGAATGATATTACCCGGATGGGTATCAGTAAACTGATATGAATCGAATTGTTCAATTTGCCAATCCTGGTAAATGTTTTTGAGCTCGCCATCCTTGAAAAGTCCTATACAATGATCCGTCAAATCATTGGGTATAGGCAGAATATCAGTAAAAATAGCTATAATGTTTAAACCATTTTGACTGGTGTGATTTTTAACTTCCAACAAAAAGTTTTCCCAGACGTTTCGATGCACCAGATGGAGAACACCATGCATGATAATGCAATCATATCTTGATTTGAAAACAAACTGATCAATTGAACAAGTATAAGCATTTACTGAAAGAGATTTACTGTCTGCACAACTGGTGAGTTTGCCTATCCCTGCATCTGATATATCAAAAGCTTCGACATCAAAACCATTTTCAGCCAGATAAATTGCATTTCGCCCTTCTCCGCAACCAACATCTAAAATTTTTGAGTTTTTGTCCAACTCCTGAGATAATTGCTTAATTTCTATGCTCGGCTCTCCAAACGTAGAAATATCATCTTCTCTGTAAGTCTTTTCCCAAAATGGTGAATCCATCTAAATTACCTTTATTAAAAGATTTTTGTGCTTTTTCCCCGCGCTCTTGTGTCCTCTGCAATCTTACTCTTTTTCAGCAGCGGCGAATTCCCGCACTCATAAAAAGGCATAAGAGATTCCGAAATTCATGCCGCAAGGTCCAATGAGCACTTCTGAAATGGGAGGGCCACTCAAAAAAAATTAGGCAGAACGATTTGAACCGATGCTCGTGATTTACCCAATGCCT from Chitinispirillum alkaliphilum encodes the following:
- a CDS encoding Tellurite resistance protein TehB; the protein is MDSPFWEKTYREDDISTFGEPSIEIKQLSQELDKNSKILDVGCGEGRNAIYLAENGFDVEAFDISDAGIGKLTSCADSKSLSVNAYTCSIDQFVFKSRYDCIIMHGVLHLVHRNVWENFLLEVKNHTSQNGLNIIAIFTDILPIPNDLTDHCIGLFKDGELKNIYQDWQIEQFDSYQFTDTHPGNIIHEHAANKIIARNRTRLE
- a CDS encoding acetyltransferase GNAT family, whose protein sequence is MEKNTVVLKTEITDLVLSSFKLGYADSFSTYANNLKIWNLSRDEFPHPYTLEDAKSYIEDVKDSKTHFCILYKNEPIGDIHLNHQTDILKNSAALGYWLAEPYWGNGFITTAIARITEYAFSDLGLNRVFAKLFATNIGSEKALIKAGFEKEGLFKNAIIKNGAFLNQLQYARTLSK